In the Hyphomonadaceae bacterium BL14 genome, one interval contains:
- a CDS encoding chemotaxis protein CheW — protein MDELIGEFLAETAESLDVIDSELVKFEANPGDRATLDNIFRLLHTIKGTCGFLALTRLEAVAHAGETLLGRFRDGTLVADSTAVTLVLQSLDRIKMILGGLEADGAEPDGDDSDLIAQLEAMAEGRSTAAAAPKPAPAPAPTPAPEPEPEPVAVETVSAGPDAAPDPDSPFDSDLGRALRPGEVSLADLEAAFMSTPGPEEDEPDAPGAVQAAHLDRDEEMDVTPSAGPVSANDTGAASGGARSSATIRVSVDVLENLMTTVSELVLARNQMQQLVMDSEDSELKGPLQRLTSVTGELQDGVMKTRMQPVGDAWRKLPRIVRDACQDLGKKIRLIQEGEDTELDRQVLELIKDPLTHMIRNSCDHGIESPAARAAAGKPETGTIRLSAYHEGGAIIMKISDDGAGLNAGRIREKVLEKGLATPEELAGMSEAQIQRFIFAPGFSTAAAVTSLSGRGVGMDVVRTNIEQIGGAIDLASTPGGGTAFTIKIPLTLAIISALIVKAGGARFAAPQLSVRELVRVGPGSAVKVETLNGAHLIRLRDRLLPVVALSGVLDPSATGTETPAGYVIVLEASGRRIGLVVDDVVDTVEIVVKPLSGPLRQLNMFSGATILGDGSVIMILDPNGLAQETALEGEDQDQGTETADGAGDQAALRQRLLLVRAGGTEPKAVPVSLITRLEDIDASAIEIVDGRHVVQYRGRLLPLAHAAGPDAFRTEGRQPVLVFAEDDRSAGVAVDAIIDVVEEALELELGSDRPGVIGSAILKGKATEMLDIAWFMERAWDGAPQRSAATRAARPAVLLVEADAFSRRMLAPLLAAAGYDVTVAGSLHEARDAAQMGARYDVLVGDPAALARLAEESLFADVPRLGVGNSHSGILEGFVAIMRPSDRGGLIAALDQAARAA, from the coding sequence ATGGACGAACTGATTGGCGAATTCCTCGCAGAGACGGCCGAAAGCCTCGATGTCATTGACTCCGAGCTCGTCAAGTTCGAAGCCAATCCCGGCGACCGGGCGACTTTGGACAATATTTTCCGCCTCCTGCACACCATCAAGGGCACGTGCGGCTTTCTCGCGCTGACCCGGCTCGAAGCCGTTGCCCATGCGGGCGAAACGCTTCTGGGCCGCTTCCGGGACGGCACCCTTGTGGCGGACAGCACAGCGGTGACGCTGGTGCTCCAGTCTCTAGACCGGATCAAGATGATCCTGGGCGGGTTGGAAGCGGACGGCGCAGAGCCGGACGGTGATGACAGCGATCTGATCGCCCAGCTGGAAGCCATGGCGGAGGGCCGCAGCACGGCGGCAGCAGCGCCGAAGCCGGCACCCGCGCCCGCGCCCACGCCCGCACCGGAGCCTGAACCCGAGCCGGTCGCGGTCGAAACCGTCAGCGCAGGACCGGACGCCGCACCGGATCCGGACTCGCCCTTCGATTCCGATCTCGGCCGTGCACTGCGTCCGGGCGAAGTGTCGCTGGCCGATCTGGAAGCTGCCTTCATGTCCACGCCGGGCCCTGAAGAAGACGAGCCAGACGCGCCCGGTGCCGTCCAGGCCGCCCACCTGGACCGGGATGAGGAGATGGACGTGACACCCAGCGCCGGCCCGGTTTCCGCCAACGACACCGGCGCTGCGTCGGGCGGTGCGCGCAGCAGCGCGACGATCCGCGTCAGCGTGGACGTGCTCGAAAATCTGATGACGACGGTGTCCGAGCTGGTGCTCGCCCGCAATCAGATGCAGCAACTGGTGATGGACAGCGAGGACAGCGAGCTCAAAGGGCCGCTCCAGCGCCTCACTTCGGTGACCGGCGAGCTGCAGGACGGGGTGATGAAAACCCGCATGCAGCCGGTGGGCGACGCCTGGCGCAAGCTGCCGCGCATCGTGCGCGATGCCTGCCAGGACCTCGGCAAAAAGATCCGGCTGATCCAGGAAGGCGAGGATACCGAGCTCGACCGTCAGGTGCTGGAGCTGATCAAGGATCCGCTCACCCACATGATCCGCAATTCCTGCGATCACGGGATCGAAAGTCCGGCCGCGCGCGCCGCCGCCGGCAAGCCTGAGACCGGCACAATCCGCCTGTCCGCCTATCACGAAGGCGGCGCGATCATCATGAAGATCTCCGATGACGGTGCCGGCCTGAACGCCGGCCGCATCCGCGAGAAAGTGCTGGAAAAAGGGCTCGCCACTCCGGAAGAGCTCGCCGGGATGAGCGAGGCTCAGATCCAGCGCTTCATCTTCGCGCCGGGCTTCTCCACCGCTGCCGCGGTCACCAGCCTGTCTGGCCGCGGCGTCGGCATGGACGTTGTGCGCACCAATATCGAACAGATCGGCGGCGCTATCGACCTGGCATCCACGCCGGGCGGAGGCACGGCTTTCACGATCAAGATCCCTCTCACCCTCGCCATCATTTCGGCCCTGATTGTGAAGGCGGGCGGTGCCCGTTTCGCAGCCCCGCAACTGTCCGTGCGCGAACTGGTGCGCGTCGGCCCGGGTTCCGCGGTCAAGGTGGAAACACTCAATGGTGCCCACCTGATCCGCCTGCGCGACCGGCTGCTGCCCGTGGTCGCTCTGTCGGGCGTGCTCGACCCCAGTGCGACCGGCACCGAAACACCGGCCGGCTATGTGATCGTGCTGGAGGCGTCAGGACGGCGCATCGGGCTGGTGGTGGACGATGTCGTCGACACGGTCGAGATCGTGGTCAAGCCGCTGTCCGGGCCGCTGCGCCAGCTCAACATGTTCTCCGGTGCCACGATTCTGGGCGATGGCTCGGTTATCATGATCCTTGATCCCAATGGCCTGGCCCAGGAGACCGCGCTGGAAGGCGAGGACCAGGATCAGGGCACCGAAACGGCTGACGGTGCGGGCGACCAGGCTGCGTTGCGCCAACGCCTGCTGCTGGTGCGCGCCGGCGGAACAGAACCCAAGGCCGTGCCGGTCAGCCTGATCACACGCTTGGAAGACATTGACGCCAGCGCGATCGAGATCGTCGACGGGCGTCATGTGGTGCAGTATCGCGGCCGGCTTTTGCCGCTGGCTCATGCGGCCGGTCCGGACGCCTTCCGCACCGAAGGGCGCCAGCCCGTGCTGGTGTTCGCCGAGGACGACCGCTCGGCGGGCGTCGCGGTGGACGCGATCATCGATGTGGTCGAAGAGGCGCTGGAGCTGGAACTGGGGTCTGACCGGCCCGGCGTCATCGGCTCTGCGATTCTCAAGGGCAAAGCCACAGAAATGCTCGACATTGCCTGGTTCATGGAGCGCGCCTGGGATGGCGCGCCCCAGCGCAGCGCCGCAACGCGCGCTGCGCGGCCGGCGGTCCTGCTGGTGGAGGCGGACGCCTTCTCCCGGCGCATGCTGGCACCGCTTCTGGCAGCAGCGGGCTATGACGTGACGGTCGCGGGCAGCCTGCACGAAGCGCGTGACGCCGCCCAGATGGGTGCGCGCTATGACGTTCTGGTGGGCGATCCGGCCGCACTGGCGCGCCTGGCCGAAGAGAGCCTGTTCGCAGATGTGCCACGTCTGGGCGTCGGAAACAGTCATTCAGGCATTCTTGAAGGTTTTGTTGCGATCATGCGCCCAAGTGACCGCGGCGGTCTGATCGCCGCGCTTGACCAAGCTGCGCGCGCAGCGTGA
- a CDS encoding argininosuccinate synthase encodes MSAKPVKKIVLAYSGGLDTSVILKWLQDAYNAEVVTFTADLGQGEELAPARAKAEKAGIKQIYIDDLREEFVRDYCFPMVRANAVYEGQYLLGTSIARPLIAKRLVEIAHETGADAVAHGATGKGNDQVRFELGVAALDPSLRVIAPWREWDLTSRTKLIAYAEQHGIQVPMDKRGEAPFSVDANLWHTSSEGKMLEDPAEEAFNEVCLLTTHPEDAPDQPEYITVGFERGDAISVNGDAMSPATLLTALNALGSKHGVGRLDLVENRFVGMKSRGIYETPGGTILMMAHRGIEQLTLDRGSMHLKDELMPKYAKLLYEGFWFSPEREMLQAAIDHSQRHVSGEVRLKLYKGNVLVVGRTSPASLYSLAHVTFEEDHVYDQKDAEGFIRLNALRLRLIADRKKRLGEND; translated from the coding sequence ATGTCAGCCAAGCCCGTCAAAAAGATCGTCCTCGCCTATTCAGGCGGGCTGGACACCAGCGTCATCCTGAAATGGCTGCAGGACGCCTATAACGCCGAGGTCGTCACCTTCACCGCCGATCTGGGTCAGGGCGAAGAGCTGGCGCCGGCGCGCGCCAAGGCCGAGAAGGCCGGGATCAAGCAGATCTATATCGATGATCTGCGCGAGGAATTTGTGCGCGACTATTGCTTCCCCATGGTGCGCGCCAATGCCGTCTATGAGGGCCAGTATCTCCTGGGCACCTCCATCGCCCGCCCGCTGATCGCCAAGCGCCTGGTGGAGATCGCCCACGAAACCGGCGCCGACGCTGTGGCGCACGGCGCCACCGGCAAGGGCAATGACCAGGTGCGCTTCGAGCTGGGCGTGGCGGCGCTAGATCCGTCCCTGCGCGTGATCGCACCGTGGCGCGAATGGGATCTGACCTCGCGCACCAAGCTGATCGCCTACGCCGAACAGCATGGCATCCAGGTGCCCATGGACAAGCGCGGCGAGGCGCCGTTCTCGGTGGACGCCAATCTCTGGCACACCTCGTCCGAGGGCAAAATGCTCGAGGACCCTGCTGAAGAAGCCTTCAACGAGGTCTGCCTGCTCACCACCCATCCCGAGGACGCGCCGGACCAGCCTGAATACATCACCGTCGGTTTCGAGCGCGGCGACGCCATCAGCGTCAATGGTGACGCGATGTCGCCGGCAACGCTCCTCACTGCACTCAACGCGCTGGGCTCAAAGCACGGCGTTGGCCGGCTGGATCTGGTGGAGAACCGCTTTGTCGGCATGAAGTCGCGCGGCATTTACGAAACGCCGGGCGGGACAATCCTGATGATGGCCCATCGCGGCATCGAACAGCTCACCCTCGACCGGGGCTCCATGCACCTGAAGGACGAGCTGATGCCGAAATATGCCAAGCTGCTCTATGAGGGCTTCTGGTTCAGCCCCGAGCGCGAAATGCTGCAGGCAGCCATCGACCATTCCCAGCGCCATGTCAGCGGCGAGGTCCGCTTGAAGCTCTACAAGGGCAATGTGCTGGTGGTGGGCCGGACGTCGCCAGCCTCGCTCTACTCGCTGGCCCACGTGACCTTCGAGGAAGATCACGTCTACGACCAGAAAGACGCCGAAGGCTTCATCCGCCTCAACGCCTTGCGCCTGCGCCTCATCGCGGACCGCAAGAAGCGGCTGGGCGAGAACGATTGA
- a CDS encoding SdpI family protein has protein sequence MSARALTAVAALIAMTLGFSLWGWLAAPPGVEIAVHWNAAGQPDRYGGKAEAFLLIPGAAIFLSILLAAAPHIDPRGRNLAASGSVLPTIWIATLCLFAIVQAALTLSALGMVAPDGDSVPRTVMLGVCALMVIVGNALGKARPNWFVGVRTPWTLSSDRAWDATHRWAGRGFVLSGLIGAACTLLAPIMVAVFVFSGLILMTAFGSVVLSFLVWRRDPEREVFSEDS, from the coding sequence ATGAGCGCTAGAGCACTGACCGCGGTGGCGGCCCTGATCGCAATGACACTGGGCTTCAGCCTGTGGGGCTGGCTCGCTGCGCCGCCAGGCGTCGAGATCGCGGTGCACTGGAACGCCGCCGGACAACCCGACCGCTATGGCGGCAAGGCGGAAGCCTTCCTGCTCATCCCAGGGGCCGCGATCTTCCTGTCCATCCTGCTGGCGGCCGCGCCCCATATCGATCCGCGCGGGCGCAATCTGGCGGCGTCCGGCTCAGTTCTCCCGACCATATGGATCGCAACCCTGTGCCTGTTCGCCATCGTCCAGGCGGCCCTCACCCTGAGCGCGCTCGGCATGGTCGCGCCGGACGGGGACAGCGTGCCGCGCACAGTGATGCTGGGGGTGTGCGCCCTGATGGTGATCGTGGGCAATGCGCTGGGCAAGGCGCGGCCCAACTGGTTTGTCGGGGTGCGCACGCCCTGGACTTTGTCGTCTGACCGCGCCTGGGACGCCACACACCGCTGGGCCGGGCGCGGCTTCGTCCTCAGCGGCCTGATCGGCGCAGCGTGCACCCTGCTCGCGCCCATCATGGTGGCGGTCTTCGTGTTTTCCGGCCTGATCCTGATGACGGCCTTCGGGTCGGTGGTGCTGTCTTTCCTGGTCTGGCGCCGCGACCCGGAGCGCGAGGTGTTCAGCGAGGACAGCTAG
- a CDS encoding metalloregulator ArsR/SmtB family transcription factor, protein MTDVFEALAHPVRRAVLKKLRAGPMSAGDLADAFPVTKPTMSRHFAALKDAGLIRAERIGTTIRYRLNASVAEEAVAAVMGLLGAGNHEDEGEDGHER, encoded by the coding sequence ATGACAGATGTGTTCGAAGCCCTTGCCCACCCGGTCCGCCGCGCAGTGCTGAAAAAACTGCGCGCGGGGCCGATGAGCGCGGGCGATCTGGCCGACGCGTTTCCGGTGACCAAGCCCACCATGTCGCGCCATTTCGCGGCCCTGAAAGACGCCGGCCTGATCCGGGCCGAACGCATCGGCACCACCATCCGCTACCGGCTCAACGCGTCGGTAGCTGAAGAGGCTGTGGCGGCCGTGATGGGCCTGCTGGGAGCCGGAAACCACGAGGACGAAGGAGAGGACGGGCATGAGCGCTAG
- a CDS encoding histidine phosphotransferase family protein, whose product MSTHIIPSASELAALLASRVCHDFSNPVQGMGAAMGVLDDPNAGDMREDALSLLRSSMRQLGAKIEYARVCFGAAGNRGGEMSLGEMQKLSTAMFAEARPDLVWKPAEGVIDKHAARILLNLVWLAVDALPRGGTVTVEAHASAGGGARLRVVSAGPRLRLDPSYVLALRGERPEDGFDGRSVQPYYAGLMARESGGRAEASVSEERIEFTALTGPGQREQAAE is encoded by the coding sequence ATGAGCACGCACATCATCCCCTCCGCTTCCGAGCTTGCGGCGCTTCTGGCCTCGCGGGTCTGTCATGATTTTTCCAACCCTGTTCAGGGCATGGGCGCGGCTATGGGTGTGCTGGACGACCCCAATGCCGGCGACATGCGCGAGGATGCGCTGTCATTGCTGCGCTCGAGCATGCGCCAGCTGGGCGCGAAGATCGAATATGCCCGGGTGTGCTTTGGTGCCGCAGGAAACCGCGGCGGCGAGATGAGCCTTGGCGAAATGCAAAAGCTGAGCACGGCGATGTTCGCCGAAGCCCGTCCGGACCTGGTCTGGAAACCGGCTGAGGGCGTCATCGACAAGCACGCCGCGCGCATCCTGCTCAATCTGGTCTGGCTGGCTGTGGACGCTCTGCCGCGCGGTGGCACGGTGACGGTGGAGGCCCATGCGTCGGCCGGTGGCGGCGCGCGCCTGCGCGTGGTCTCGGCCGGGCCGCGCCTGCGTCTCGATCCGTCCTATGTGCTGGCCCTGCGCGGCGAACGCCCCGAGGATGGTTTCGATGGCCGTTCGGTGCAGCCCTATTACGCCGGCCTGATGGCACGCGAGAGCGGCGGCCGGGCCGAGGCAAGCGTCAGCGAGGAGCGCATCGAATTCACCGCCCTCACCGGTCCTGGCCAGCGCGAGCAGGCGGCGGAATAA
- a CDS encoding M23 family metallopeptidase has translation MSGFDVRLDDARRSRTLVFFATLALGLIIVVGALLLRFTSPGAPSSQASPVPASASAIETLSETAQADGEGVSAVAAAPLLDSARAVIEAEHALFTAAPLRAAVDSIDVTVRSGQTLASVLANAGADRVDAARAIAALDPVFSVRRLRAGQDMTIFFETPAGMDDSERRLAGLSFRPDVERTLTVARSGDRFRAREAALSLQREFVRVRGEVNSSLYMAAIEQGATDRIVVQLAGILGYAVDFRTIQPGDAFDMVYEREVNRDGETVRTGEIVYVNFAGRGSPIEYFRYTAPDGETGFYTGDGEAAQRLLMRMPVNGARISSSFGMRFHPIHRVNRPHNGTDFAAPRGTPIMAAGAGVVTRANWHGGYGNYVSIRHANGYETSYAHLQGFARGIRAGARVSQAQVIGYVGCTGSCTGPHLHYEVHNNGRPLNPMRLDLPTGRRLTSGELPHFIAERDRLLTLRDSVVFANGAPPVNGDAAPVVLAARDAGRVGSGSR, from the coding sequence ATGTCAGGATTCGACGTCCGTCTCGATGACGCCCGCCGCTCCCGTACACTGGTGTTTTTCGCCACGCTGGCCCTAGGCCTGATCATCGTGGTGGGCGCGCTGCTGTTGCGATTCACCAGTCCCGGCGCGCCGTCCAGCCAGGCGTCTCCCGTTCCCGCCAGCGCCAGCGCCATCGAGACCCTGTCCGAAACCGCACAGGCGGATGGTGAAGGTGTCAGCGCCGTTGCAGCTGCCCCGCTGCTGGACAGTGCGCGTGCGGTGATCGAGGCCGAGCATGCCTTGTTCACCGCTGCGCCGTTACGCGCCGCCGTCGACAGCATTGACGTCACTGTACGCTCCGGACAAACACTGGCCAGCGTGCTTGCCAATGCCGGTGCCGACCGCGTGGATGCCGCGCGCGCCATTGCCGCGCTGGATCCGGTGTTTTCGGTGCGGCGCCTGCGCGCCGGGCAGGACATGACCATTTTCTTCGAAACGCCTGCGGGCATGGACGATAGCGAACGGCGTCTGGCCGGTCTGTCTTTCCGTCCCGATGTGGAACGCACACTGACCGTCGCGCGTTCCGGCGACCGCTTCCGCGCCCGCGAAGCCGCCCTGTCATTGCAGCGTGAGTTCGTGCGCGTGCGCGGCGAGGTCAATTCCAGCCTGTATATGGCGGCCATCGAGCAGGGCGCCACCGACCGGATCGTGGTGCAGCTGGCCGGCATTCTGGGCTACGCGGTCGATTTTCGCACCATTCAGCCCGGCGACGCCTTCGACATGGTCTATGAGCGCGAGGTCAACCGCGACGGCGAGACGGTGCGCACGGGCGAGATCGTCTATGTCAATTTCGCCGGTCGCGGATCGCCCATCGAGTATTTCCGCTACACCGCCCCCGACGGAGAGACCGGGTTTTACACCGGCGACGGTGAAGCCGCCCAGCGCCTGCTGATGCGCATGCCGGTGAACGGCGCGCGCATCTCCTCCTCGTTCGGCATGCGCTTTCACCCGATCCACCGGGTCAACCGGCCGCACAATGGCACCGACTTCGCCGCCCCGCGCGGAACGCCGATCATGGCCGCAGGCGCGGGCGTGGTCACGCGCGCCAACTGGCATGGCGGCTATGGCAATTATGTCAGCATCCGTCACGCCAATGGCTATGAGACGTCTTATGCCCACCTTCAGGGCTTCGCCCGTGGCATCCGCGCCGGCGCGCGTGTCTCCCAGGCGCAGGTGATCGGCTATGTGGGCTGCACCGGCTCGTGCACCGGCCCGCACCTGCACTATGAGGTGCACAATAACGGACGCCCGCTCAATCCGATGCGCCTGGACCTGCCGACGGGCCGGCGCCTGACATCGGGCGAGCTGCCGCATTTCATCGCCGAACGCGACCGCCTGCTGACACTGCGCGACAGTGTCGTGTTCGCCAATGGCGCGCCGCCGGTGAATGGCGACGCTGCGCCGGTGGTGCTGGCGGCCCGTGACGCCGGGCGGGTCGGCAGCGGCAGCCGCTAG
- a CDS encoding radical SAM protein, giving the protein MTNQDIGKKSNLDFIWLELTYQCNLSCSHCYTESSPDAGVKDKLSYEEYVDVLAGAADLGCRAVQFIGGEPTLHPRLPDLIEAADRLGYEFQEVFSNLTRLPSRVLDSIKTFGVQVATSVYGANPNIHDQITNRPGSHKRTVSNASRLVAEGIPLRVSVICMEANAEHVAETIDFVQSLGVKNIGVDDIRGFGRASGGSESMSDLCGNCAGNIACVTADGRVSPCIMSRTWSVGSIQQASFNELITGGGMSKARLEIAAATGNLLAHGQDTTRMSCSPCAPSDANCAPNCSPNYSCTPCAPNGSWKCQPNLFCNPAQ; this is encoded by the coding sequence TTGACAAATCAAGACATTGGCAAAAAATCAAATTTAGATTTCATTTGGCTTGAGCTGACATATCAATGCAACTTGAGCTGTTCTCATTGCTACACCGAGTCTAGTCCAGATGCTGGGGTTAAGGATAAACTCAGTTACGAAGAGTATGTAGATGTGCTTGCCGGTGCCGCAGATTTGGGCTGCAGGGCAGTTCAATTTATTGGTGGCGAGCCTACCCTGCATCCAAGGCTTCCAGATCTAATCGAGGCCGCTGACCGATTAGGTTATGAGTTTCAGGAAGTATTTTCAAACCTGACCCGCTTGCCGAGCAGGGTTTTGGACTCAATCAAAACATTTGGCGTGCAAGTTGCCACGTCCGTCTACGGTGCAAATCCGAACATTCATGATCAGATCACAAACCGGCCAGGCAGCCATAAGCGTACTGTTAGCAACGCCTCGCGATTGGTCGCAGAGGGCATTCCACTTAGGGTTTCAGTAATCTGTATGGAGGCCAATGCAGAACATGTAGCTGAGACCATTGATTTCGTCCAATCGCTTGGTGTTAAGAACATTGGCGTGGATGACATCAGGGGCTTTGGACGAGCGTCCGGTGGATCTGAATCCATGAGTGATCTGTGCGGCAACTGCGCTGGGAATATTGCCTGTGTGACCGCCGATGGTCGTGTCAGCCCATGCATCATGTCGCGGACTTGGTCTGTCGGGTCCATTCAGCAAGCCAGCTTCAATGAGCTCATCACTGGGGGCGGAATGAGCAAAGCAAGGCTTGAGATTGCCGCTGCGACTGGTAATTTGTTGGCACATGGCCAAGACACAACGCGCATGTCGTGCAGCCCCTGTGCTCCGAGCGATGCCAATTGCGCCCCGAACTGCTCGCCCAACTATTCTTGTACGCCTTGCGCTCCAAACGGCAGCTGGAAATGCCAGCCCAATTTGTTTTGCAATCCCGCACAATAG
- a CDS encoding GAF domain-containing protein, with protein MSNPGAIRLDDPRRLVELERFQAAALAADSQLPEIIEAARYAFRGTLAALSCVGPEVTTFPWIAGVPGENVPTCHAFCRRVVETGEPFIAKNLTLLPDYVQNPYVASPPYMRFYAGIPVRSPSGFVLGAFAILNHEPSVRFDSVDFEALQRFASIAMGMVNMHADLRAVA; from the coding sequence ATGTCTAATCCGGGTGCAATCAGGCTGGACGATCCGCGGCGCCTGGTTGAACTGGAGCGGTTCCAGGCCGCTGCGCTCGCAGCCGATTCACAGCTGCCCGAGATTATTGAAGCGGCGCGTTACGCCTTTCGTGGCACGCTTGCTGCGCTCAGCTGCGTGGGTCCGGAGGTGACAACCTTCCCCTGGATTGCCGGTGTCCCCGGGGAGAATGTGCCCACCTGTCATGCGTTTTGCAGGCGGGTCGTGGAGACAGGCGAGCCGTTCATCGCCAAGAATCTCACCCTCCTGCCTGACTACGTGCAAAACCCCTATGTCGCCAGTCCGCCTTACATGCGCTTCTATGCTGGCATTCCTGTGCGTAGCCCGTCAGGCTTTGTGCTGGGCGCTTTTGCGATCTTGAACCACGAGCCGAGTGTCCGGTTCGATTCGGTTGATTTCGAGGCGCTGCAACGTTTCGCCTCTATTGCGATGGGCATGGTCAACATGCACGCCGACCTGCGCGCCGTGGCGTAG
- the glsA gene encoding glutaminase A, with protein MPGAFRTRPAQFERAAPATGKADSAAAWQALSARGQPTGEALLAALQTAGLGPDDPRLTATRAMFKDAGALSEDSFALPGDEACLVRAALTGGLAAGDFLAFRGRLTNLFHYASGVSAGKVASYIPELAKADADAFALGCCTIDGQRFELGLGEDDATRRFCVQSVMKPMNYALALELVGETTLHAHVGREPSGQGFNEITLNKKGRPHNPMINAGAILTAALIRPGLPVAERFDLVKRLWRGAAAGEAPGFDAAVYASETKHADRNHALAYFMREHGCFPPEADMHEALELYLRCCAIETDVRRLACVAATLANGGVCPVTERQLISRESVKAVLSLMLSCGMYDFSGEYAFTVGLPAKSGVSGALMIVVPGVAGFALYSPRLGAQGNSERGVEFSRRLVQAFPWHVYAPIVAGA; from the coding sequence GTGCCTGGCGCTTTCCGCACCCGGCCCGCCCAGTTCGAGCGCGCCGCGCCGGCGACCGGCAAGGCCGACAGCGCCGCGGCCTGGCAGGCATTGTCCGCGCGGGGGCAGCCGACGGGCGAGGCGCTACTGGCGGCGCTGCAGACGGCCGGACTGGGACCGGACGATCCGCGCCTCACCGCCACCCGTGCGATGTTCAAAGACGCTGGTGCCTTGAGTGAGGACAGTTTCGCCCTGCCGGGAGACGAGGCGTGCCTGGTGCGCGCGGCGCTGACCGGCGGTCTGGCGGCGGGCGATTTCCTGGCCTTTCGTGGACGGCTCACCAATTTGTTCCACTACGCCTCGGGCGTCAGTGCGGGCAAGGTCGCCAGCTATATCCCGGAGCTGGCCAAGGCCGACGCGGACGCCTTCGCGCTGGGCTGCTGCACGATTGACGGCCAGCGCTTCGAGCTGGGCCTGGGCGAGGATGACGCCACCCGGCGCTTCTGCGTGCAGTCAGTAATGAAACCCATGAATTACGCCCTGGCGCTGGAGCTGGTGGGCGAAACCACCTTACACGCCCATGTGGGCCGCGAACCGTCGGGGCAGGGCTTCAACGAAATCACGCTCAACAAGAAGGGCCGGCCCCACAATCCCATGATCAATGCCGGGGCGATCCTGACCGCAGCCCTGATCCGGCCGGGCCTGCCGGTGGCCGAACGCTTTGATCTGGTGAAGCGGCTGTGGCGCGGCGCGGCGGCGGGCGAGGCACCGGGATTTGACGCGGCGGTGTACGCCAGCGAGACCAAACACGCCGACCGCAATCACGCGCTGGCGTACTTCATGCGCGAGCATGGCTGTTTCCCGCCTGAAGCCGACATGCACGAGGCGCTGGAGCTTTACCTGCGCTGCTGCGCCATCGAGACCGATGTGCGCCGGCTCGCCTGCGTGGCGGCGACGCTGGCCAATGGCGGGGTGTGCCCGGTCACCGAGCGCCAGCTCATCTCGCGCGAAAGCGTCAAGGCCGTGCTCTCGCTCATGCTGAGCTGCGGCATGTATGATTTTTCCGGCGAGTACGCCTTCACCGTCGGCCTGCCCGCCAAGTCCGGCGTCTCTGGCGCGCTGATGATCGTGGTGCCCGGTGTGGCCGGCTTCGCCCTCTACAGCCCGCGCCTTGGCGCCCAGGGCAATAGCGAGCGCGGCGTGGAGTTCTCCCGCCGCCTGGTGCAGGCCTTCCCCTGGCATGTGTATGCGCCCATCGTGGCGGGGGCTTGA